The stretch of DNA GCTGGGATTTTTGTCCGATCACATGGAAGTAATTTACGACCTGGACGACGAAGCGGCCGGAGTGTGTGCGGAGATCGGATTGAATATGGTGCGTGCCAAAACAGTCGGCACGCACCCGTTGTTTATTCAGATGATCCGCGAACTGATTGAAGAGCGGATCGATCCTAACAGCGAACGTCGCGCGGTGGGGCAATTCGGCCCGGCTGTCGATCAGTGCCCGGCGGATTGTTGTCCCCGCCCGCAACGGCGTCCGACGAAATAGCTGTTCGCAATCCCCGCACCGATGCCGAATCAAACACGCCACCACTGTGTCATGCCGGCCCAGAGTTGGCCGAACCAGCCCAGGCAAACGTGCGTGGATCCGCTGATCGTATATCGCCAGACGGTCTCCTCATCGTCGACCCATCGCGCGCGGCCTTTTTCAATCAACCGCTCGGCGCGTTCGCGCTGAATGTTCAGTGCTGCCTCGTCGCCGGTTGATTCCTCGAAGGGTAGGACCATATCGACTTGGGTGTCCAATCGCTTGCGATGCGCCGCGATCAGCTTTGCCAACCTGACTTTGACGACCCGTTTGGTCTTATACAAACCGGAGGGGTCTCCCTCGTCAAACCCGTCGGTCGTGACGAGTACGTCTCCATTTTGCAATCGGGAGTGAATCCACGTCTGTTTGGTTGTGGCTCCGGCGACTTTGCCGTGTCCGCAGGAAACGAGAAAATCGCGATCCGGTGAAAACCAAAATGCAACGACAATGTCGAAACGCGTATGTTTGTGAAGACTCAATTCCCGCAAACCGCACTCCACCGCATCGGTTCGAGCAGCCACCAAATAGCTGCGGCCTTGCGGAAATTTTCCTTCGAGCGGTGGGCCGTAGGCGATGATTGGATGCTTCTCCCACATCGACACGCTAAACAACAGCAACATTACCCCGGACACCCACGCGAGCGCTATCCACGGATCAAACATGTTTGGCGAGCCCTTTTTGCTGTGACATCATTCCAGGTGCAAATCTAAAACAACTCGCGCACCGCCGTCCCCGTGCTCAACGGCAGCGGGCGGCCTTGGGCGTCGTGCATGAGTTGCTGTGGGTCCAGTCCCAGAGCGTGATAGATCGTCGCTACGACATCGGGCGGACTGGTGGGGCGAAGTGTGGGATAGGCGCCGATTTTGTCCGAAGCGCCGACGATGTTGCCGCCGCGGACGCCGCCGCCGGCAAACAATACCGAGCCGCAATGGCCCCAGTGATCGCGTCCGCCGTTGCGATTCACCTTCGGTGTCCGACCGAATTCGCCCATCGTGACCACCAGCGTTTCCTCCAGCAAACCGCGCTGTGCAAGGTCGGCCAGTAACGCCGCCAAGCCACGATCCAGCGTGGGAAGTAATTCATCCTTCAAACAGCCGAAGTTGTTTTTGTGCGTGTCCCAACCGTCGCACTTAGTCATGTGATTGAAGTGGACTCCCACGAATGACACGCCTCGTTCGACCATCCGTCGCGCTAACAGTAGACTTTGCCCGAAGCGGTCGCGGCCGTAGGCATCGCGCACAGTAGCGGGTTCGGCCTCCAGGTCGGTGAGACTGCCGCCTGCTGTTGTGCGGCTCACTTGGAATGCAGTTTCGCGACTGGTTAGGTACTCCCGGGTCCGCAACGATTTGGGAGGTTGACCGTCGAGAATCGCCAACAGTTGTTGCCGTTGCTGAGAACGTGATGCGGAGACGCCCTGTGGAAGATCCAGTCCCGGCAACGGTTGCCGGGGATCGTCATTGATCGCCAGCGGATCGAACCGCGGCCCTAAAAATCCCGAGCGGCCGCCGCCGGAGACCAAAGCGGGCGCCATGCGGACTTGGACTTCGGGAATCGCCACATAGGCCGGAATGTGCGGCGCGGTGTGTTTGAACTTAGCAACAACCGCTCCCATGTGTGGATAATCACTGCGAGACGGGGGCAGGACAGTATTGGCTCCCAACGGCACCGGCGAAATGCGACCGGTCAGCGTGTGGTAGATCATGTAAGGATGATCGTGATTGGGATAGGTCAGCGACCGCAAGACCGCCAGTTTGTCCGCCTGTTGGGCCAAGCGGGGGAGGTGTTCGCATAATGTCAGCCCGGGCACGTTGCTGTCGATTCCGGTAAATGGCCCGCGCACCTCAGCGGGGGCTTGGGGTTTCAGGTCGCACATATCTTGATGCGGCGGCCCGCCGAGCAGATAGACCAAGATGCAGTTTTTCGCGCGGCCGAGCATTGATGTCCCACCGGCCGCCTCTCCCCGCGCTAAGGCAGCGCCGCTGAATAGCGACATCGTCCCCGCTTGCAGCATCGCTCTGCGGGAAACGCGCGACGGATGGGAAATGGTCATAACCGGACACCGGTGGTTTGCGAAATGGGCAGTCCCCCCTATGATCCTCGGAGAGCCGGCGCAGTTCAAGGAGGAAATGCGAAATTCGGCCGTCGCGAGTTGAAGCGTATTCTAGCGAGGCGGGGATGAGTTTTTCGATTTGGGATTTGGCCATCGTGACCACCGCGGCAGCGGCGATTGGAGGCGTGTCCGGTTTCTTTGGAGTCGGGGGCGCTTTTCTGTTAGTGCCTGTACTGAACATCGCATTGGGTATCCCGGTGGAACTGGCCGTGGGCGTGTGCGCGTGTCAGATATTGGGGTTGGCCACCACGTCGATCCTGGCGCGACGAATCGACATTTCGCAATTGAAATTGCCGTTGATCCTTTCCGGAGGATTGTTCTGCGGTGTTTTAGCGGGCGCACGTGGATTGCACTGGGCCGATTCGCTAGGACGGGCGACATGGTGGGGGCGCGACTTTGAAGTTTCCGCTGCGCTGGTCCTGTCGCTGTATTGCCTGTTGCTGACCAGTTTGGGTTTTTTGTGCCTGAAGTTGAGCCGTCGCACCGACCTCTCCTCCCGGACCGGAGACCGTGTCTTCTGGTTGTCGATTCCTCCTTACACGGAAATCGACGAATCTGGACCGGTTTCGATTGTGGGACTGACTTGGCTGGGATTGGTGATTGGCGGACTCTCGGGATTGTTAGGGATCAGTGGCGGGTTGATCTTGTTGCCCACCTTGACCTATCTCGTGGGGATGAGGACACACGAAGCGGTGGTTGCCTCGCTGGTGATTGTGTGGATCACGACTGCTCAAGCAACGGCGGTGCACGCGTGGAACGGCAATGTCGATCTGGCGCTCGCGGCTGCTTTATTGTTGGGCGGAACGTTCGGCGCACGAATCGGGTCGGAAATTGGACTGCGTGCGCGGGGCGCGCAGTTTCGTCGCTGGTTCGCCTACCTGTTGTTATTGACCGCGGCTTTGTGCGCTTCGCGACTGGTATGGATGTTCCGGGCGGACGCCTAAAAAACCTTTGATAAAGGGTGCCACGGGCTTTGCCAGTGCAATTTCAGATGTGCCATTTCCTACAAAACACTGGCAAAGCCCAATACTGTCCGGGAAATTATTAACGAGATCTTAACTTGCGCCAAGTGTGATGATTTGTTATTTGTTTTCGTATGGCAAACGAGCGAAGCAATCATCAATCGGCGGTGGACCGGGAATGGCCGGTGCAGGTGATTGGTGGAAAGTACGTCCGATTGCTCGCTCGGTACCTGCAAAAATTGCGAGATGAAGACGCACACGGGAATCGACGATTGTATCTGGACGATGTGTTTGTCGCCTACCTGTTGGCCTTTTTCAATCCGTCTATCCGTTCGCTTCGAACCGTGGAAGATTTTAGTCAGACGCGGCAAGCCCAACAGCACTTGTCGGTCCGGAAAATCTGCAAAAGCACTCTATCCGATTTCAACAAAATCGCTGACCCGCAGCGGCTGGAGCCAATTTTACAAGCACTGCGTTGTCAGCTGACTCGCAAGCACCACAGTCGCTCGAATTCCGCGGACGGTCTTTCCGAGATGCTTGAGCGGACGGTCGCGGTTGACGGAACATTTATTCCCGCAGTCGCTGAGGTCGCCTGGGCGATTGCCAACTCGAACAATCATGGAACAACACGTCATCGAGCGCGGTTGGATGCTCGTTTGAACGTAGCAACCTGGCTTCCCGAAGCACTTGTGGTTCCCGCTGTGGGCCAAAGTGAATCGGACTCGGCGATTGAGCATTTACAGGAAGGTTGCATTTATCTCTACGATCGCGGCTACATGAGTTTTGCGTTGCTTGCGGCGCATTATCACAAGCCGCATACCGAAAAGGCCGTAGTGAAATCCTCGTTCGTTGTGCGTTTCAAACCAGCGGCAGGTAATTCTCCGGACTTGAAAGACGCGACCGATTGTCCGCTCAGCGATGCCGACCGTGCTGCGGGAGTCGTCAGCGATCGTGTCGGCAATTTCATCTCGGCCACTGCGCGTCGCACCGGTATCTCGCGACTCAGGCTGCGCGAAGTGATCGTTACCTATGAAGAACAAGGACAGCCAAAAACACTGCGTTTGATCACCAATTTGCACGACGTTTCTGCAAAGACCATTGGACTTCTCTACCGGCATCGCTGGCAAGTGGAATTATTTTTCCGCTGGTTCAAATCGTTCGGCAACTTCGGCCACTTGATCAGCCACCAGCGCGAAGGCGTCTTGGCTCACCTGTACGTGACGATCATCGCTGTGCTGCTGATGTATCTGCACACAGGGTATCGCCCTAGCAAATACCTATTCGCATTGGTCAGCCAAGTGGCGGTCGGCGGCGCCACACTCGAAGAAATCCTGCCGATTCTCCAAGAGCGCGAACGCCAAAATGAACTGGCTCGCCAATCAGCCGCACGAAGGCGTGCGAAAAAAGGGCGGTGATTAAATCCAGGGCCGCAGTGCAAGCATTGCGACGCCCGCGCCCCCACATGCGCCGGCAACCCCCCCGAGTAGCCGGTAAAGCCGCGCCCCCCTATCCCAGCCCCCCCGCCAACACAAACACATATCAACAACTTGCCCCCAACCCATTTCCCGGACAGTATTGGGCAAAGCCAGTGGCACCCTCGTGCTTTTCAATTGATGATGCACTTGATCATCGTGATGTCATCGTCACGTTCGTGCAATCGCCTTTTGCGGTGCAAAAGGACGCCTCTTTTGAAAGCCGGCTTCAGGAACCGCGGCTGACCAACAGCCAGCAGCACTCAGCGATGCGCGTGCAAACAGCCATAACGGCAACCACAGATGCTGTTTGCGGGGGACGATCGTCGTGGATTGGGTTCGCAGCGGCATCCTGCTCGGCGCGAACGCAGACCTCTTCCATCACAGCGGGGTCGGGAATGTCGAATACCATGGCGCAAATCCAGGCGTGGGAACTGTTCAATCTGCAAAGTATTCAGCACGGACACTACCATTTCCCGCTGGGTTCACTACAAATCCACCGATTTCGGGGTGAAATTGGCCGAGTATTTGCGTTCTAGGACTAAGACGTCCATAATCATCCCTCACATTGAACTCTGCGGAATCGGGATACGACTGCATGAAATTGTCGCTATCGGTGCGGATTGCTGAAGCGCCCTGTAAAACGAAACTGAACGTTCCTTTTGCTGACGTGGTGGGATTGGCCCGTGAATTGGGCTATCGCGCTGTCTGTTTGCGGGCCAGTGCCGGAGGGGTACAAAGTCCCCCTGTGCAATTGGCGGCCATGCGCAAAGAGGTTCAGGACGCCGGATTGACCGTATCGATGGTCACGGCCGATTTTGATGTCCCGCTCAATAACGAGCAAGGCCCCAATAGTCTCCGCGATATCAGGCCGAGTCTCGACGTGGCCGAGGCGTTTGAATGTGATCTGATTCGCGTCTGCATGAAAACCCCCGAGGATATTCGGCACGCCCGAAACGCGGCCGACTTGGCGGCGGAGCGTGGCATCCGTTTGGCGCATCAATGTCATACCACATCGATCTTTGAGCAAGTCGAGCCGATGCTGTCGGTATTGCGTGAAATCGACCGTGAGAATTTCGGTTTGATCTACGAGCCGGCCAATCTATTGCTCACTGGTGAACCGTACGGGACCGAGACGCTGCAAAAATTGAAGCCGCACCTGTTCAACGTCTATGTGCAAAACCACAAATTGGATCCCAACGGTCCGGTGGAATTAGAAACGTGGTGTCGTGGGATGCAGCGGTTTCACCACATTCCGATTTGGGAAACCGGTGGGGTGGACTTTGCTGAGGTCATGGCGGGATTGCAGGCGGTTGGTTATGACGGATATTTCACTGTCCACCAAGCTTATGCGGAAATCATGGGACCTCGCGAAGCGGCGGTGGAAAGCTACCACTATCTCACCAGCATCGCCGAATTCAAATAGTCTATGAATGCCGTCATCGTCAGCTTTGAGCGTTTGCCGTTGGGATTGCTGGGTTGTTATGGCAGTCAGCATGTTCAAACGCCGAGTTTCGATCAGTTGGCGACCGAGTCGATTGTGTTTGACCAGCATTTTGGCGAAAACTTCGATCCCCAAGCGGCCCAGCAGGCGTGGTGGACAGGCCAATACCACTTTCCCCGCAGCGACGACCAGCAGTCAGCCTCGACGAACATTTTCGAAACGTTTCGCAGCCGCGGCATTGAAATGCACTTGCTCGATTTCGATGCAAGCCATTCGGCTGAGGACGGACTCCGCGCGGCGCAAACAATTTTCGACGGTTGGAACGCCTCGGGGGATGCGCAGCACCTCCTGTGGATTCAATGCACCGGAACGCAGCTTGCGGGATCCACTGAGTGGGATGTAGGCGTCGAGCAGTGTGCCGAACAAGTTGTTGCCTGTGATGCTGTGTTGCAAGCAATCCTCGCACAGGTCGCCGCATTGCCTGGCGAGCCGCCGTTACTGATCCTGACGGCCGCCGCTGGGGAAATTCTCTTCACGCGCGATTCCGTAACCGAGGCGGACCATGATTCTCTGTTACACGAAGAACGCGTCCACGTTCCGCTGATTGTTCGTGTCCCAGACTCCGACCAACAGGGCAGCCGACGGCAGACGTTGACGCAAGCGATTGATATCGCTCCCACGTTGGCTGATTGGTTCGACATTCAATTCGAGGAGTCGGAACGTACAGGAAAAAGTCTGCTGCCGTTGATCGATGGCCGAACCACGGCGCTGCGTGAGCGGGTCTTTATGGGACATGCGGCGACACAGGCGGTCCGCGACGCTGATTTTTGTTTGATTCGCTCCGAGACGGCGCCGCCGCAGTTGTTTCTCAAGCCGGAAGACCGCTACGAGCAGGCCGATGCTGCGCGGGAATATCCCGATGTTGTCGACGCGATGGAGTCAGCATTGGATGAATTCCTGGTCGGTTTCGGGTCCGTGTAAGAGCGTTCCGTGAAAAATCTGGGGGACGGAAAACAAAATCCGACTTGCGTAAACCCATGCGCTATAATAGTTTTTGTTCTACCAGTCAGGGATGTACGGTCGAACGGACTCGAGGCTTGGGGAGAAGTGAAGATCTGATGAACCCACCAATGCTTGGCAATCCGCGCTGCCGACAGACCTGTGAACATCGTAATCCCGGTCGACTTTGTCAAGATTTCCGGTCGCTCCCACCTTACCGGCTGCGTAAGATGGTAAGAGGCGTGACGCAGTTTGTCATTCCGACGCTCGAGTTGTCCGTCCGGCAATTTCGACGAACTTCAACACTTACCGACTTCAAAAGAACGGCGCAATAATGGCAGAACCCACCTCGGGCGGCGATGGAACCGCCGCGGTCGCCCAGATTCAGGCGGCCTACCAGCGAATACGCGAACAGATGTCGCAAGTCATCGTGGGGCAGGAGCATGTGATTGACCAACTGCTCATCGCCCTGTTCAGCCGCGGACACTGCATTTTGGAAGGTGTTCCCGGGCTGGCCAAAACCTTGATGATCAGCACGCTGTCGCGTTGTTTGTCCATGAGTTTCAGCCGCATCCAATTCACCCCCGACTTGATGCCGGCCGATATCACCGGCACCGAAGTGCTGGAAGAAAACCGCACGACCGGCAAACGGGAGTTTCGGTTTTTGGAAGGTCCGCTGTTTTACAACGTGGTCCTGGCGGACGAAATCAACCGGACGCCCCCCAAAACACAGGCGGCACTGTTGGAAGCGATGCAGGAACGGCAAGTGACCGTTGGTCGGGTGCGGCATGAATTGAGCGACCCGTTTTTTGTGTTGGCGACGCAAAACCCGATTGAACAAGAAGGGACCTACGCACTTCCCGAAGCGCAACAGGACCGGTTCATGTTCAAGGTGAATGTCGATTACCCGAACTTCCGCGACGAGTTTTCGATTGCCAAGCAAACGACCGCTCTGCAAACCGATAGCATTCAGCCGGTGCTGAGCAGCGAAGAGATTATCGCACTACAAAAAGTTGTGCGTGAAGTCCCGGCCTCGGATCACGTGATCGAATATGCGTTGGCACTCGTCCGGCAAACGCGCGTTGGAGAAGAAGGTGTTCCCGATTTTGTGACCGACTGGCTCAGTTGGGGAGCGGGACCGCGGGCCGTTCAATATCTGCTATTGGGAGGCAAGGCTCGTGCGCTGCTCAATGACCGCAGCTACGTTGCCACCGAAGACATTGCCGCCTTGGCAAAGCCAGTCTTGCGGCATCGGATCGTGACCAACTTTTCGGCCGAGAGTGACGGAATCACCCCCGACCGTGTCATCGACCGGCTCCTTGAAGAAACTCCGTCTAAGGAAGGTGCACTGACGAGTGACCCAAGATTCCAGAAGATTTTTGCAGCCTGAGGCGATTTCGCGCATCGCCCGCCTCGATTTGCAAGCCCGCCACATCGTGGAAGGGTTTCTTTCGGGTTTGCACCGTAGCCCCTATTTCGGCCAATCGATCGAATTCGTGCAACATCGCGAATACGTCTCCGGAGACGATCCGCGCAACATCGACTGGAAAGTCTGGTCCAAAACCGACAAGTACTACATCAAGCAGTTCGAAGAAGACACGAATCTGCGATGCACGCTGTTGGTCGATGCCAGCGAATCGATGCAATTCGGCAACGGGCCTTTGAATAAATACGAATACGCTTGCGCCGTCGCTGCCAGTTTGGCGTATTTGTTATTGAAGCAACAGGACTCGGTCGGCTTGGTGGCGTTTGACGGACAGATCCGCGCGCAGACTCCGATGCGGAGTTCCAACAAACACCTGCATGCGATCATCGCCGGTTTGGATGCCGGAGAACCTTCCCGCAAAACCGAGATGTACGACGTATTACGACGTGTGGCGGACGAACGGTATCGCAAAGGGATGATCATTCTGATTTCCGATTTGTTCGCCGACCGAGACAGTTTGTTTCGCGGCTTAAAGCTACTCAGGCATCGCGGGCATGATGTCATGGTGATTCATATTCTGGACGATGAGGAACTCGATTTTAACTTCACCGGCACGACACGTTTTGAAGGACTCGAAGAGACGGGTGACCTGGTCTGCGACCCCCGCTCGCTTCGCGAAGGTTACTTGCAAGCGATGGGAGATTTTCTTGATGACATTCGCCGCAGATGCGCTAAAAACGTGATTGACTACCAAACGATCCGCACTAGCGAGCACCTGGATGCGGCGCTGGCGCATTATTTAAACCATCGGTTGGGGATGGGGCAGTCGGTGCGGAATTAGGTAATAAGTGGCCGGTTGCCGGATTTAGTAGGCAGTAGGCAGTAGGCAGAAAAAACGATACTTGGGTTGGTTGGTTTATTCATTTGGTTTTTGAAGTGATTTGACGATGGAAGCTTGGCTTTCACAACATTTTATAAACTCTTCGCTGATCGCGGGCGGCGCCCTGTTGGTTGGTGTGCCGATCATCATCCATCTCATCAATCGGATGCGGTTTCGCCGCGTGAAGTTTGCGGCGATGGAGTTTCTGCTCAACAGTCAGAAGAAAAACCGGCGACGGGTGCTCCTGGAACAGCTGTTACTGCTGCTGTTGCGAATCTGTGCGGTCGCAGCTGTGGTGGCATTGATTGCTCGACCGATTCTTCCCAAAGACCTCCCCTTGTTCGGTGAACAGGAAATTCAACACGTGGTCCTCATCGACGACAGCGGTTCGATGCGCGATATGCTGGGGGAGACCACCGCGTTTGATGCTGCGAAAAAGATTGCCAAGGAGATTGCCTCCGAGGGGGAGCGGCGCCCGGAAATTCACAAGCTCACACTGATCCTGGCTTCACAGCCATCGCAACCGGTGTTCACGCTGCAAAACCTGGATTCAGAATTTCTGGCGGAGATGCAGTCCCGCTTAGAAACGATCCAATGTTCCCACCGACGATTTAATCTGGTCGATGCGGTCAAGGCGGCTCAAGAGATTCTGGTTGAACAAAAAGGTTCGGTGCTGAATTTCCATTTCATTTCCGATTTCCGCGATCCCGAATGGACCGAGGATGCGGCCTTGGCGACCACCGTGCATGACATGGCTGCGGCAGGTATCTCGACCAATCTGGCCCGTACCGTGCCGGAACGACATGCGAATTTGGCCGTGACCGAATTGACTGGTCAACTGCAAATTGCCGCCGCCGAAATCCCGCTCAGGTTGCGTGTGAAAGTGGAAAGTTTTTCTGACCGCGTGGTAGAAAACGTGCGTGTAGCCCTGACCGTCGACGGAACCAAGCTGCCGCGGAATCTTGTGATTCCTAAGTTAGAGGCAGGCCAGACAGCCACGCAGGAATTTGACGTCACCTTTCTCACCGCTGGTCCGCACGACGTAAGTGCACGCGTTATTGGAGCGGAGGACTCGTTGGAGGAGGACAACACGCGGTTCCTAGCGGTCGATGTTGCCGCCCAACACCGCGTGCTGGTGATCGACGGACATGTCAATCGTTCATCAGCTGAGTATCTCGAGGATGCGTTAGAACCGGCTCCGGGGATTACCGGATTCGATGTGCTGTCTGAAGATGTGGAATACTTACGGCGGAATCCTCTCAATGGATTTCGCAATATCGTGTTGCTCAACGTGGGACAACTGCCGGCCGACTCCGTGCGGTTTTTGGAGGAGTACGTTGCCGCCGGTGGCGGACTGGCATGGTTCATGGGGGATCAAGTGCGTCCCGCGTTTTATGACGATGTGCTTTACAATCAAGGCGAAGGACTCTTTCCGGTGCCGATTACGTTCATTAAGGATTTGCCTGAAGACCTGGGCGAATCGACGGAAGACTTTCGGTTTGAGAAACATCCGCTGTTCACCAATTTCGAGGGG from Symmachiella dynata encodes:
- a CDS encoding DUF1501 domain-containing protein, which gives rise to MTISHPSRVSRRAMLQAGTMSLFSGAALARGEAAGGTSMLGRAKNCILVYLLGGPPHQDMCDLKPQAPAEVRGPFTGIDSNVPGLTLCEHLPRLAQQADKLAVLRSLTYPNHDHPYMIYHTLTGRISPVPLGANTVLPPSRSDYPHMGAVVAKFKHTAPHIPAYVAIPEVQVRMAPALVSGGGRSGFLGPRFDPLAINDDPRQPLPGLDLPQGVSASRSQQRQQLLAILDGQPPKSLRTREYLTSRETAFQVSRTTAGGSLTDLEAEPATVRDAYGRDRFGQSLLLARRMVERGVSFVGVHFNHMTKCDGWDTHKNNFGCLKDELLPTLDRGLAALLADLAQRGLLEETLVVTMGEFGRTPKVNRNGGRDHWGHCGSVLFAGGGVRGGNIVGASDKIGAYPTLRPTSPPDVVATIYHALGLDPQQLMHDAQGRPLPLSTGTAVRELF
- a CDS encoding sulfite exporter TauE/SafE family protein, whose translation is MSFSIWDLAIVTTAAAAIGGVSGFFGVGGAFLLVPVLNIALGIPVELAVGVCACQILGLATTSILARRIDISQLKLPLILSGGLFCGVLAGARGLHWADSLGRATWWGRDFEVSAALVLSLYCLLLTSLGFLCLKLSRRTDLSSRTGDRVFWLSIPPYTEIDESGPVSIVGLTWLGLVIGGLSGLLGISGGLILLPTLTYLVGMRTHEAVVASLVIVWITTAQATAVHAWNGNVDLALAAALLLGGTFGARIGSEIGLRARGAQFRRWFAYLLLLTAALCASRLVWMFRADA
- a CDS encoding IS4 family transposase; amino-acid sequence: MANERSNHQSAVDREWPVQVIGGKYVRLLARYLQKLRDEDAHGNRRLYLDDVFVAYLLAFFNPSIRSLRTVEDFSQTRQAQQHLSVRKICKSTLSDFNKIADPQRLEPILQALRCQLTRKHHSRSNSADGLSEMLERTVAVDGTFIPAVAEVAWAIANSNNHGTTRHRARLDARLNVATWLPEALVVPAVGQSESDSAIEHLQEGCIYLYDRGYMSFALLAAHYHKPHTEKAVVKSSFVVRFKPAAGNSPDLKDATDCPLSDADRAAGVVSDRVGNFISATARRTGISRLRLREVIVTYEEQGQPKTLRLITNLHDVSAKTIGLLYRHRWQVELFFRWFKSFGNFGHLISHQREGVLAHLYVTIIAVLLMYLHTGYRPSKYLFALVSQVAVGGATLEEILPILQERERQNELARQSAARRRAKKGR
- a CDS encoding sugar phosphate isomerase/epimerase family protein; protein product: MKLSLSVRIAEAPCKTKLNVPFADVVGLARELGYRAVCLRASAGGVQSPPVQLAAMRKEVQDAGLTVSMVTADFDVPLNNEQGPNSLRDIRPSLDVAEAFECDLIRVCMKTPEDIRHARNAADLAAERGIRLAHQCHTTSIFEQVEPMLSVLREIDRENFGLIYEPANLLLTGEPYGTETLQKLKPHLFNVYVQNHKLDPNGPVELETWCRGMQRFHHIPIWETGGVDFAEVMAGLQAVGYDGYFTVHQAYAEIMGPREAAVESYHYLTSIAEFK
- a CDS encoding sulfatase/phosphatase domain-containing protein, translated to MNAVIVSFERLPLGLLGCYGSQHVQTPSFDQLATESIVFDQHFGENFDPQAAQQAWWTGQYHFPRSDDQQSASTNIFETFRSRGIEMHLLDFDASHSAEDGLRAAQTIFDGWNASGDAQHLLWIQCTGTQLAGSTEWDVGVEQCAEQVVACDAVLQAILAQVAALPGEPPLLILTAAAGEILFTRDSVTEADHDSLLHEERVHVPLIVRVPDSDQQGSRRQTLTQAIDIAPTLADWFDIQFEESERTGKSLLPLIDGRTTALRERVFMGHAATQAVRDADFCLIRSETAPPQLFLKPEDRYEQADAAREYPDVVDAMESALDEFLVGFGSV
- a CDS encoding AAA family ATPase; the encoded protein is MAEPTSGGDGTAAVAQIQAAYQRIREQMSQVIVGQEHVIDQLLIALFSRGHCILEGVPGLAKTLMISTLSRCLSMSFSRIQFTPDLMPADITGTEVLEENRTTGKREFRFLEGPLFYNVVLADEINRTPPKTQAALLEAMQERQVTVGRVRHELSDPFFVLATQNPIEQEGTYALPEAQQDRFMFKVNVDYPNFRDEFSIAKQTTALQTDSIQPVLSSEEIIALQKVVREVPASDHVIEYALALVRQTRVGEEGVPDFVTDWLSWGAGPRAVQYLLLGGKARALLNDRSYVATEDIAALAKPVLRHRIVTNFSAESDGITPDRVIDRLLEETPSKEGALTSDPRFQKIFAA
- a CDS encoding DUF58 domain-containing protein, giving the protein MTQDSRRFLQPEAISRIARLDLQARHIVEGFLSGLHRSPYFGQSIEFVQHREYVSGDDPRNIDWKVWSKTDKYYIKQFEEDTNLRCTLLVDASESMQFGNGPLNKYEYACAVAASLAYLLLKQQDSVGLVAFDGQIRAQTPMRSSNKHLHAIIAGLDAGEPSRKTEMYDVLRRVADERYRKGMIILISDLFADRDSLFRGLKLLRHRGHDVMVIHILDDEELDFNFTGTTRFEGLEETGDLVCDPRSLREGYLQAMGDFLDDIRRRCAKNVIDYQTIRTSEHLDAALAHYLNHRLGMGQSVRN
- a CDS encoding BatA domain-containing protein — translated: MEAWLSQHFINSSLIAGGALLVGVPIIIHLINRMRFRRVKFAAMEFLLNSQKKNRRRVLLEQLLLLLLRICAVAAVVALIARPILPKDLPLFGEQEIQHVVLIDDSGSMRDMLGETTAFDAAKKIAKEIASEGERRPEIHKLTLILASQPSQPVFTLQNLDSEFLAEMQSRLETIQCSHRRFNLVDAVKAAQEILVEQKGSVLNFHFISDFRDPEWTEDAALATTVHDMAAAGISTNLARTVPERHANLAVTELTGQLQIAAAEIPLRLRVKVESFSDRVVENVRVALTVDGTKLPRNLVIPKLEAGQTATQEFDVTFLTAGPHDVSARVIGAEDSLEEDNTRFLAVDVAAQHRVLVIDGHVNRSSAEYLEDALEPAPGITGFDVLSEDVEYLRRNPLNGFRNIVLLNVGQLPADSVRFLEEYVAAGGGLAWFMGDQVRPAFYDDVLYNQGEGLFPVPITFIKDLPEDLGESTEDFRFEKHPLFTNFEGQDNPFLADVRVNKYFAIDEEFEPGPNTRIIGRFRDGAPAFIEHRFGRGRIITFLSSGGPDWTNWPRNPSYVIFQLELQKYLAESAAAEANYITGEPITIPIDPTLHTGEAEIRLPSAGGADVIRLRGGEARAADDQAENTTAQNGTITYTDTDLPGIYEITRTHRDQTTDVRRKTYNFPTSEESPLALAETDVMKSRIGNDVEVHVHDVGASGWIDGEEAGQEMRNWLLRILVFVLLAEQLLAKRLSFHSTQSGVAPLRGNRPTPTSRPQRTAAEPAPTTGASA